The Blastomonas fulva genome contains a region encoding:
- a CDS encoding type II toxin-antitoxin system RatA family toxin: MPSHRETRHLPWSHEQMYHLVADVARYAEFLPWVIATRVKSDSDTEMVADMVVGFKQLREKFTSLVRKVPGERIEVEYLDGPLKNLENIWQFASDGKGGCTVDFYVSFTFKNRLFETLAGQYFDRAFRKMVSAFETRAEELYGNSSSSAAIVAS; the protein is encoded by the coding sequence ATGCCATCGCACCGCGAGACCCGGCATCTGCCCTGGAGTCACGAGCAGATGTATCATCTGGTCGCCGACGTGGCGCGCTATGCCGAGTTTCTGCCCTGGGTGATCGCAACCCGGGTCAAATCGGACAGCGACACCGAGATGGTGGCCGACATGGTGGTCGGCTTCAAGCAATTGCGCGAGAAGTTCACCTCGCTGGTGCGCAAGGTGCCCGGTGAGCGGATCGAGGTCGAATATCTCGACGGCCCGCTCAAGAACCTCGAAAACATCTGGCAGTTCGCCAGCGACGGCAAGGGCGGGTGCACCGTCGACTTCTACGTGTCGTTCACCTTCAAGAACCGGCTGTTCGAAACGCTGGCCGGCCAGTATTTCGACCGCGCCTTCCGCAAGATGGTCAGCGCGTTCGAAACCCGCGCCGAAGAGCTTTACGGCAACAGCAGTTCGAGCGCAGCCATCGTCGCTTCCTGA